The Campylobacter sp. CN_NE2 region GATTTACCAAAGAAAAAAAGAATTGAATATGGCTTAACTTATATCTATGGTATAGGTCTTTTTACTTCAAGAAAAATTCTTGATGCTACTGGCATTTCTTATGACAAGAGAGTTGCTGATTTAACCGAAGAAGAAGCTGCGACAATCCGAAAAGAGATCCAAGAACACTATATGGTCGAAGGTGATCTTAGAAAAGAAGTTGCTATGAATATCAAAGCACTTATGGATTTAGGCGGCTATCGTGGTCTTAGACATAGAAAAGGTCTTCCTGTTCGTGGTCAAAAAACAAAAACAAATGCACGAACTAGAAAAGGCAAACGCAAAACTGTCGGCGCGGCAACTAAATAAGGATTGAGAAATGGCAAAAAGAAAAGTAGTTAAGAAAAAAACAGCAAGAAAAAGTATTGCAAAAGGTATAGTTTATATCTCTGCTACATTTAACAACACTATGGTTACTGTAACAGACGAAATGGGAAATGCTATTGCATGGAGTAGTGCAGGTGCGTTAAATTTCAAAGGAAGCAAAAAATCAACTCCTTATGCAGCGCAACAAGCTATCGAAGATGCACTTAATAAAGCAAAAGAACACGGCATTAAAGAAGTAGGCATCAAAGTTCAAGGTCCAGGAAGCGGTAGAGAAACTGCCGTTAAAAGCGTAGGCGGCGTAGAAGGCATTAAAGTTACATTTTTAAAAGACATCACGCCTTTGGCACATAACGGTTGCAGACCGCCAAAAAGACGCCGTGTATAATTAGGAATTTAGGAGAATATTATGGCTAGATATAGAGGACCAGTTGAAAAATTAGAAAGAAGACTAGGCGTTGATTTGTTTATGAAAGGCGAAAGAAGATTAGCTGGAAAAAGCGCTCTTCTAAAAAGACCTTATGCCCCAGGCCAACACGGACAACGCAGAGCAAAAGTAAGCGAATACGGCTCTCAACTTAGAGAAAAACAAAAAGCTAAATTTATGTATGGCGTAAGCGAAAAACAATTTAGAAGATTGTTTGCAGAAGCTGCCAGAAGAGACGGCAACACAGGAGCTATCCTTGTTCAACTTTTAGAACAAAGACTAGATAATGTTGTTTATAGAATGGGCTTTGCTACAACTAGAAGATTTGCAAGACAACTTGTAACTCACGGACATATTTTAGTTGATGGCAAAAGACTAGATATTCCGTCTTACAGCGTAAAAGCAGGTCAAAAAATCGAAGTTATCGAAAAAAGCAAAAACAATCCGCAAATTTCAAGAGCTATCGATTTGACAGCTCAAACAGGTATTGTTGCTTGGGTTGATGTAGAAAAAGATAAAAGATACGGAATTTTTTCAAGAGTTCCTGAAAGAGAAGAAGTTGTTATTCCTGTTGAGGAAAGATTTATAGTCGAGCTTTATTCAAAATAGTAGGAGCAAATTATGAGAAAAATTACAACATCAGCTCATATGCCAACCGAAATCGAAGTTGTTAATGTTAGCGAAAATGTTGCTAAGGTTATAGCTTATCCTTTTGAAACAGGATACGGCGTTACTCTTGCTCACCCTTTGAGAAGATTACTTTTTACAAGCACCGTCGGATTTGCTCCGACTGCCGTTAAAATCGAAGGCGTAAGCCACGAATTTGACAGCATGAGAGGTATGCTTGAAGATGTTGCTGCTTTTATCATAAATTTAAAAGCATTAAGATTTAAAATCAAAGGAGATTCAAAAAGAGAAGTTGTTGAATATAGCTTTAAAGGTCCAAAAGAAATTTACGGAAAAGATTTAACTAACGACATCGTTGAAATTGTAAATCCTGACAGTTACTTAGCGACCATAAACGAAGATGCCGAACTTAAATTTTCACTTGTTGTAGAAAAAGGCATAGGATATGTCCCTAGCGAAGAGATTAGAGATTATATCGATAGCGATTATATCGCACTTGATGCGTTTTTTACACCTGTAACAAAAGCGGTTTATGATATTGAAAATGTTTTTGTTGAAGACAATCCTGATTTTGAAAAAATCGTATTTACGATCACAACTGACGGACAAGTAAGCGCAATCGACGCATTTAAAAATGCGCTAGAAGCTATGTATCAACAAATGTCGGTTTTCAAAGGTATCGTTGATATTGATATTTCAAACACTTTGGGAAAACAAATTCCAAGCAACGAACACGCTAAACTTTTTGAAAGCGTAGAAAACCTAAATTTAAGCGCAAGAAGCTTTAACTGCCTTGATAAAGCTGAAATCAGATTTATCGGCGAACTTGCCATTATGGAAGAAAATGAGCTAAAAGAGCTTAAAAATTTAGGCAAAAAATCTCTTGAAGAGATCAAGGCTGTTATGCAAGAAATCGGTTATCCTGTCGGAAATCCTGATTTAAAGGACAAAAAAGAACAGCTAAGAGCAAAACTTGAAGAGTTAAAATCACAAAAGAGCGAAGGATAATAAATGAGACACAATCACGGATATAGAAAGCTAGGTCGCACTTCGTCTCACAGAGCCGCATTGCTTAAAAATTTGACAATCGCAATCATCAATAGCGGTAAGATTGAGACGACTTTGCCAAAAGCAAAAGAGTTAAGAAGCTATGTAGAAAAACTAATCACAAGAGCAAGAATTGGCGATAGCGAAGCTCATAGATTTGTTTTTGCTGCATTGCAAGATAAAGCAGCTACAAACAAACTAGTTACCGAAGTTGCACCAAAATATGCAGGTCGCAACGGTGGCTATACAAGAATCATTAAAACTAGAATTCGCAAAGGCGATGCAGCCGAAATGGCTTTCATCGAACTAATCGGCGAATAATCCAAATTTTAGGGGCGAATTTGCCCCTATTTTTTTAATCCACAAATTCAAAGTAAGGTGGGCATCCTTACCCACCTTACGAAATTTTATAAAATTTTGTTTTTGCAAAATTCAATTACAGTCATTCCAATAAAAAATGAAAGACTAAAAGTTGAAATTGCAAAAATCGCAATTGCTATTAAATTTATCATTTTTTCTCCTTTCGTAAAATTTTTCACATTCTATAACTATTTTTTGAAAATTATTGAAAAAAAATAAAAAATCAACATTTTAAGTGATTGATTTTTATTTTTTACTATTTAAATAATCGATTGAAAGGCTAAAAAATAAAATCAAATAATAGTTATTGTAACGAGCAATTATATTTAAATTTTTTACTTATCAAAAAGCTAAATTTGGTTTTTAAATCGCTAAAAAATATTTATTTTGTGTTATGCTTGTTATCAAATTTAATAAGTCTTATTTTAGTGCTTTTATAGTATAATTCGCACAAAAAAATAAAGGAAAATTTAGTGATACCATTTAGCGATGAAGAACTTTTAAAACCGGTTCAAAATAGCCTAAACGCAATCCGTCCAATGCTACAAAATGACGGCGGCGATATAGAGCTTTTAAAAATCAAAAACGGCGTTGTTTATGTGCAGCTAACAGGGCATTGCCACGGCTGTGCGGCTGCCGGTCAGACCCTTAAATACGGCGTCGAACGCCAACTTCGCATAGACATTCACCCAGAACTAAGCGTCGTAAATATCCCAATGGGCGAGAGCGTAGATGGATTATAAAGAATTAGGCATAAAGGCATTTTCGCGTTATAGATTTAAAGACGCAAAGCTTTATTTTAGCCTTGCTTATGAGCAAGAACCAAGTGATGAGCTTTTGTTTTTGATAGAACTTGCCGAGTTAGCGCTTATCGATAGAAGCGAAGTTATGCCGATTTTCGAATTTTATCAAATCAAATCCAAAAAAAATATGGACGAATTTTTTGACATTTTAAATTCGCTTTATAAAAATATTTACGAAGAAGAACCGCAAATTCCTGAAAATCTCAAAGATGATGTAAAAAATTCGATTTCGTATAAAGAATTTAGAGAAATACTGGGTAAAACGGGCGAT contains the following coding sequences:
- the rpsK gene encoding 30S ribosomal protein S11, whose protein sequence is MAKRKVVKKKTARKSIAKGIVYISATFNNTMVTVTDEMGNAIAWSSAGALNFKGSKKSTPYAAQQAIEDALNKAKEHGIKEVGIKVQGPGSGRETAVKSVGGVEGIKVTFLKDITPLAHNGCRPPKRRRV
- a CDS encoding NifU family protein is translated as MIPFSDEELLKPVQNSLNAIRPMLQNDGGDIELLKIKNGVVYVQLTGHCHGCAAAGQTLKYGVERQLRIDIHPELSVVNIPMGESVDGL
- a CDS encoding DNA-directed RNA polymerase subunit alpha; its protein translation is MRKITTSAHMPTEIEVVNVSENVAKVIAYPFETGYGVTLAHPLRRLLFTSTVGFAPTAVKIEGVSHEFDSMRGMLEDVAAFIINLKALRFKIKGDSKREVVEYSFKGPKEIYGKDLTNDIVEIVNPDSYLATINEDAELKFSLVVEKGIGYVPSEEIRDYIDSDYIALDAFFTPVTKAVYDIENVFVEDNPDFEKIVFTITTDGQVSAIDAFKNALEAMYQQMSVFKGIVDIDISNTLGKQIPSNEHAKLFESVENLNLSARSFNCLDKAEIRFIGELAIMEENELKELKNLGKKSLEEIKAVMQEIGYPVGNPDLKDKKEQLRAKLEELKSQKSEG
- the rpsD gene encoding 30S ribosomal protein S4, whose product is MARYRGPVEKLERRLGVDLFMKGERRLAGKSALLKRPYAPGQHGQRRAKVSEYGSQLREKQKAKFMYGVSEKQFRRLFAEAARRDGNTGAILVQLLEQRLDNVVYRMGFATTRRFARQLVTHGHILVDGKRLDIPSYSVKAGQKIEVIEKSKNNPQISRAIDLTAQTGIVAWVDVEKDKRYGIFSRVPEREEVVIPVEERFIVELYSK
- the rpsM gene encoding 30S ribosomal protein S13, which encodes MARIAGVDLPKKKRIEYGLTYIYGIGLFTSRKILDATGISYDKRVADLTEEEAATIRKEIQEHYMVEGDLRKEVAMNIKALMDLGGYRGLRHRKGLPVRGQKTKTNARTRKGKRKTVGAATK
- the rplQ gene encoding 50S ribosomal protein L17, encoding MRHNHGYRKLGRTSSHRAALLKNLTIAIINSGKIETTLPKAKELRSYVEKLITRARIGDSEAHRFVFAALQDKAATNKLVTEVAPKYAGRNGGYTRIIKTRIRKGDAAEMAFIELIGE